From a single Oscarella lobularis chromosome 20, ooOscLobu1.1, whole genome shotgun sequence genomic region:
- the LOC136198832 gene encoding cilia- and flagella-associated protein 337-like isoform X1, which translates to MAQRTRTAFSASPALRRHRRPSRTQRSISMQERLFVWRRESDAADADADDVVSLVAESEVSYTMDEDDERRVDPTPSTGRASTGLSVLRLQDHINIGHLQRLMETFRFAGTGAEPYDVTTRTGTSFEAGLRPGQLTMAEFRQALVEILGPTTQNEQMRTLFMKVDTTCDGLVDWDEFCTYLLLQLQEVDNEENRRALPFDDEPRIVTCHWSKEVASRVFFCTNPNRYVTVTKDGFICQWSSDLRPQRSLAVEHPDSDTAGAANQLQQQQPGMLKRKNHLWVTDCVIMYNCSKLVIATTSRDLWFYDMTVSTYTCQYRLFDIPNIPLCLDFWYNEKNPSAPCQLLYGDDNGNVCFLYFLHPLVHLFEPLIQTKGGSKLRQIYMHDLPQHAKYVQYAITLQVHTDWVRRVRYVPENNSFMSCSGSSVNSLVIRDVEKKRKPYVFRLRKGACCFDYSRAWNMIATGSVNHIVRLWNPFSTTKALAVLKGHHATILDVIIHDELGQVFSYSQDVVLKVWDIREYVCIQSIAWKYPTSKLPDHSSCAMYLTPLGGSSSSLILSCNNFLAEFKLQAVGKQKCHTVTSHNKPIISVVYNESVGQIATGCEDSVVSMWDVETGQRMNQLSNVFGESELTSMAVDASERRLFTGARNGNVKVWNFSNGHCLRNLSAAHSAEVTAILDLPEKRQILSVGWSRTITGYKDSPDVFHGSPGEGVWKSCYAHKDDILTAVVCPPGFIATGSFDGEIIVWSTEREKLFRRLRSRPTRKAEAVNVGFAFKSKLLEESPLDTAPTDLFTVNALQPVFQLLCLTHRSRQRGLGSECATIVSTDGCGVVFWSVYRTDPQMGYFRCACFQDDSVNSLASDSKNDVLIAGDTAGSVSMWNIRTYCTDEMEMEENFESPSLIRRFQAHSGIVSQVVYIEHDFGALLATGSDTGAVRLWTATGQAIGTFGQATEWNVYDKSTYSHSSEPWGETRPQTQLTSNSRPHSSSLRPTSAKTPKGEEILRSAVALAAAKALSRSQISDSEQKSEPRRKISEVRFTDSSEIADTIHYEKREGKLYSPAAESILGKPYVRQYERRVKDRQERRHCMGDIDIKQALRFGSLCSPFQALQTPSLVDVEMPRSVPMPLGMDKRVAVEAKNESEQSSQSVHRRRRTTAGMS; encoded by the exons ACGTCACGACGCGCACGGGGACGTCCTTCGAGGCGGGACTTCGACCCGGGCAATTGACGATGGCCGAGTTTCGGCAGGCGCTCGTCGAGATACTCGGTCCGACGACGCAGAACGAGCAGATGCGAACGCTTTTTATGAAG GTGGATACTACGTGCGATGGGCTCGTCGATTGGGATGAGTTTTGCACCTATTTGCTGCTTCAGCTGCAGGAAGTCGACAACGAGGAGAATAGACGGGCGTtgccgttcgacgacgagccgagAATCGTTACGTGTCATTGGAGCAAG GAAGTTGCCAGTCGGGTGTTCTTTTGCACGAATCCTAATAGATATGTGACGGTCACAAAG GATGGCTTCATCTGTCAGTGGTCTTCGGACCTGCGTCCGCAGCGAAGTCTGGCCGTGGAGCATCCGGACAGCGACACGGCCGGCGCCGCCAATCAGCTCCAGCAACAGCAGCCGGGAATGTTGAAGCGAAAGAATCATCTCTGGGTGACCGACTGCGTCATCATGTACAACTGCAGCAAACTCGTCATAGCCACGACGAGTCGCGATCTGTGGTTCTACGACATGACGGTGTCGACGTATACGTGTCAGTATCGATTATTCG ATATACCTAACATACCTCTCTGCCTTGACTTCTGGTATAACGAAAAG aatccTTCCGCTCCGTGTCAACTTCTATACGGAGACGACAACGGCAACGTCTGCTTTCTCTACTTCCTTCATCCGCTCGTGCACCTTTTCGAGCCGCTCATTCAAACGAAGGGCGGAAGCAAATTGCGTCAGATCTACATGCACGATCTGCCGCAACACGCCAAGTACGTCCAGTACGCAATCACGCTTCAAGTGCACACCGATTGGGTTCGACGCGTTCGTTACGTACCGGAAAACAATTCCTTCATGTCGTGCTCGGGAAGCTCGGTCAACTCGCTCGTCATCAGAGATGTggagaagaagcgaaagcctTACGTTTTTAGACTGAGAAAA GGGGCGTGTTGCTTCGACTACAGTCGCGCTTGGAATATGATTGCCACGGGAAGCGTAAATCATATCGTTCGTCTGTGGAATCCTTTCTCTACTACGAAGGCTCTCGCCGTTCTCAAAGGCCATCACGCCACgattctcgacgtcatcattcaCGACGAGCTGGGCCAGGTGTTCAGCTACTCGCAGGACGTG GTTCTAAAGGTGTGGGATATAAGGGAATACGTTTGCATCCAATCGATTGCATGGAAATATCCGACTTCGAAGCTGCCGGATCATTCTTCCTGCGCAATGTATCTGACACCGCTGGGcggctcttcgtcgtctctcatTCTCAGCTGCAATAACTTCCTCGCCGAGTTCAAATTGCAGGCGGTGGGAAAGCAGAAGTGCCACACCGTGACGAGTCACAACAAGCCGATAATATCAGTTGTGTACAACGAAAGCGTAGGACAG ATTGCTACTGGTTGCGAGGACTCCGTTGTGAGTATGTGGGACGTCGAGACAGGTCAACGAATGAATCAGCTCAGCAACGTTTTCGGCGAGTCGGAACTCACCTCGATGGCCGTCGACGCCTCGGAGAGAAGGCTCTTCACGGGAGCACGAAATGGGAACGTTAAG GTGTGGAATTTTAGCAACGGCCATTGTCTACGAAATTTGTCCGCCGCCCACTCGGCGGAAGTTACGGCAATTCTGGACCTTCCGGAGAAGCGTCAGATTCTTTCCGTCGGCTGGAGTCGTACGATAACTGGGTACAAAGACTCGCCGGAC GTTTTTCACGGTAGTCCAGGAGAAGGAGTGTGGAAATCCTGCTATGCGCACAAG GATGACATTCTCACGGCTGTTGTCTGTCCTCCTGGTTTCATAGCAACGGGGagtttcgacggcgaaatcaTCGTGTGGAGCACGGAAAGGGAGAAATTGTTTCGTCGCCTACGATCGCGACCAACACGAAA GGCGGAGGCTGTTAATGTTGGCTTCGCGTTCAAATCAAAACTATTGGAAGAATCGCCTCTAGACACGGCACCGACGGATCTCTTTACCGTCAA TGCTCTGCAGCCTGTTTTTCAATTGCTCTGTCTGACGCATCGGAGCAGACAGCGTGGCCTCGGATCGGAATGTGCGACCATCGTCTCGACCGACGGCTgcggcgtcgtcttttgGAGCGTCTACAGAACGGATCCTCAAATGG GATATTTTCGTTGTGCGTGTTTCCAAGACGACTCCGTCAACAGTCTCGCTTCGGactcgaaaaacgacgtcctcATCGCCGGAGACACAGCGGGGAGCGTTTCCATGTGGAACATCCGAACGTATTGCACAGACGAAATGGAAATGGAA GAAAATTTTGAGTCGCCTAGTCTGATTCGAAGATTTCAAGCTCACAGCGGAATAGTGTCTCAAGTCGTCTACATCGAACACGACTTTGGCGCGCTACTCGCTACGGGATCGGACACCGGAGCCGTTCGCCTGTGGACGGCGACGGGGCAGGCAATCGGCACTTTTGGCCAG GCAACCGAATGGAATGTGTATGACAAGAGTACTTATTCTCACTCATC TGAGCCTTGGGGAGAGACGCGACCTCAAACGC AGCTCACGTCCAATTCCAGACCGCATTCGTCTTCCTTGAGGCCGACGTCTGCAAAAACACCCAAAG GCGAAGAAATTTTGAGGTCTGCCGTAGcgctggcggcggcgaaggcaCTCTCGCGTTCTCAGATCAGCGACTCGGAACAAAAGAGCGAACCGAGACGAAAAATCAGCGAAGTCAGGTTCACGGATTCGTCTGAAATTGCGGACACGATTCACTACGAGAAACGCGAGGGAAAACTCTATTCGCCTGCGGCAGAA tcAATCCTCGGTAAGCCTTACGTAAGGCAGTACGAAAGACGCGTGAAAGATCGGCAGGAGAGAAGGCATTGCATGGGTGATATTGACATTAAGCAAGCACTGCGGTTTGGCAGCCTCTGTTCGCCTTTTCAAGCCCTGCAAACACCG TCTTTGGTTGATGTCGAAATGCCGCGGAGCGTTCCGATGCCTCTTGGAATGGATAAAAGGGTCGCTGTTGAGGCGAAAAATGAATCTGAGCAATCTTCTCAATCGGTGCACAGAAGGCGACGAACTACTGCTGGAATGAGCTAA
- the LOC136198832 gene encoding cilia- and flagella-associated protein 337-like isoform X2: MDEDDERRVDPTPSTGRASTGLSVLRLQDHINIGHLQRLMETFRFAGTGAEPYDVTTRTGTSFEAGLRPGQLTMAEFRQALVEILGPTTQNEQMRTLFMKVDTTCDGLVDWDEFCTYLLLQLQEVDNEENRRALPFDDEPRIVTCHWSKEVASRVFFCTNPNRYVTVTKDGFICQWSSDLRPQRSLAVEHPDSDTAGAANQLQQQQPGMLKRKNHLWVTDCVIMYNCSKLVIATTSRDLWFYDMTVSTYTCQYRLFDIPNIPLCLDFWYNEKNPSAPCQLLYGDDNGNVCFLYFLHPLVHLFEPLIQTKGGSKLRQIYMHDLPQHAKYVQYAITLQVHTDWVRRVRYVPENNSFMSCSGSSVNSLVIRDVEKKRKPYVFRLRKGACCFDYSRAWNMIATGSVNHIVRLWNPFSTTKALAVLKGHHATILDVIIHDELGQVFSYSQDVVLKVWDIREYVCIQSIAWKYPTSKLPDHSSCAMYLTPLGGSSSSLILSCNNFLAEFKLQAVGKQKCHTVTSHNKPIISVVYNESVGQIATGCEDSVVSMWDVETGQRMNQLSNVFGESELTSMAVDASERRLFTGARNGNVKVWNFSNGHCLRNLSAAHSAEVTAILDLPEKRQILSVGWSRTITGYKDSPDVFHGSPGEGVWKSCYAHKDDILTAVVCPPGFIATGSFDGEIIVWSTEREKLFRRLRSRPTRKAEAVNVGFAFKSKLLEESPLDTAPTDLFTVNALQPVFQLLCLTHRSRQRGLGSECATIVSTDGCGVVFWSVYRTDPQMGYFRCACFQDDSVNSLASDSKNDVLIAGDTAGSVSMWNIRTYCTDEMEMEENFESPSLIRRFQAHSGIVSQVVYIEHDFGALLATGSDTGAVRLWTATGQAIGTFGQATEWNVYDKSTYSHSSEPWGETRPQTQLTSNSRPHSSSLRPTSAKTPKGEEILRSAVALAAAKALSRSQISDSEQKSEPRRKISEVRFTDSSEIADTIHYEKREGKLYSPAAESILGKPYVRQYERRVKDRQERRHCMGDIDIKQALRFGSLCSPFQALQTPSLVDVEMPRSVPMPLGMDKRVAVEAKNESEQSSQSVHRRRRTTAGMS, from the exons ACGTCACGACGCGCACGGGGACGTCCTTCGAGGCGGGACTTCGACCCGGGCAATTGACGATGGCCGAGTTTCGGCAGGCGCTCGTCGAGATACTCGGTCCGACGACGCAGAACGAGCAGATGCGAACGCTTTTTATGAAG GTGGATACTACGTGCGATGGGCTCGTCGATTGGGATGAGTTTTGCACCTATTTGCTGCTTCAGCTGCAGGAAGTCGACAACGAGGAGAATAGACGGGCGTtgccgttcgacgacgagccgagAATCGTTACGTGTCATTGGAGCAAG GAAGTTGCCAGTCGGGTGTTCTTTTGCACGAATCCTAATAGATATGTGACGGTCACAAAG GATGGCTTCATCTGTCAGTGGTCTTCGGACCTGCGTCCGCAGCGAAGTCTGGCCGTGGAGCATCCGGACAGCGACACGGCCGGCGCCGCCAATCAGCTCCAGCAACAGCAGCCGGGAATGTTGAAGCGAAAGAATCATCTCTGGGTGACCGACTGCGTCATCATGTACAACTGCAGCAAACTCGTCATAGCCACGACGAGTCGCGATCTGTGGTTCTACGACATGACGGTGTCGACGTATACGTGTCAGTATCGATTATTCG ATATACCTAACATACCTCTCTGCCTTGACTTCTGGTATAACGAAAAG aatccTTCCGCTCCGTGTCAACTTCTATACGGAGACGACAACGGCAACGTCTGCTTTCTCTACTTCCTTCATCCGCTCGTGCACCTTTTCGAGCCGCTCATTCAAACGAAGGGCGGAAGCAAATTGCGTCAGATCTACATGCACGATCTGCCGCAACACGCCAAGTACGTCCAGTACGCAATCACGCTTCAAGTGCACACCGATTGGGTTCGACGCGTTCGTTACGTACCGGAAAACAATTCCTTCATGTCGTGCTCGGGAAGCTCGGTCAACTCGCTCGTCATCAGAGATGTggagaagaagcgaaagcctTACGTTTTTAGACTGAGAAAA GGGGCGTGTTGCTTCGACTACAGTCGCGCTTGGAATATGATTGCCACGGGAAGCGTAAATCATATCGTTCGTCTGTGGAATCCTTTCTCTACTACGAAGGCTCTCGCCGTTCTCAAAGGCCATCACGCCACgattctcgacgtcatcattcaCGACGAGCTGGGCCAGGTGTTCAGCTACTCGCAGGACGTG GTTCTAAAGGTGTGGGATATAAGGGAATACGTTTGCATCCAATCGATTGCATGGAAATATCCGACTTCGAAGCTGCCGGATCATTCTTCCTGCGCAATGTATCTGACACCGCTGGGcggctcttcgtcgtctctcatTCTCAGCTGCAATAACTTCCTCGCCGAGTTCAAATTGCAGGCGGTGGGAAAGCAGAAGTGCCACACCGTGACGAGTCACAACAAGCCGATAATATCAGTTGTGTACAACGAAAGCGTAGGACAG ATTGCTACTGGTTGCGAGGACTCCGTTGTGAGTATGTGGGACGTCGAGACAGGTCAACGAATGAATCAGCTCAGCAACGTTTTCGGCGAGTCGGAACTCACCTCGATGGCCGTCGACGCCTCGGAGAGAAGGCTCTTCACGGGAGCACGAAATGGGAACGTTAAG GTGTGGAATTTTAGCAACGGCCATTGTCTACGAAATTTGTCCGCCGCCCACTCGGCGGAAGTTACGGCAATTCTGGACCTTCCGGAGAAGCGTCAGATTCTTTCCGTCGGCTGGAGTCGTACGATAACTGGGTACAAAGACTCGCCGGAC GTTTTTCACGGTAGTCCAGGAGAAGGAGTGTGGAAATCCTGCTATGCGCACAAG GATGACATTCTCACGGCTGTTGTCTGTCCTCCTGGTTTCATAGCAACGGGGagtttcgacggcgaaatcaTCGTGTGGAGCACGGAAAGGGAGAAATTGTTTCGTCGCCTACGATCGCGACCAACACGAAA GGCGGAGGCTGTTAATGTTGGCTTCGCGTTCAAATCAAAACTATTGGAAGAATCGCCTCTAGACACGGCACCGACGGATCTCTTTACCGTCAA TGCTCTGCAGCCTGTTTTTCAATTGCTCTGTCTGACGCATCGGAGCAGACAGCGTGGCCTCGGATCGGAATGTGCGACCATCGTCTCGACCGACGGCTgcggcgtcgtcttttgGAGCGTCTACAGAACGGATCCTCAAATGG GATATTTTCGTTGTGCGTGTTTCCAAGACGACTCCGTCAACAGTCTCGCTTCGGactcgaaaaacgacgtcctcATCGCCGGAGACACAGCGGGGAGCGTTTCCATGTGGAACATCCGAACGTATTGCACAGACGAAATGGAAATGGAA GAAAATTTTGAGTCGCCTAGTCTGATTCGAAGATTTCAAGCTCACAGCGGAATAGTGTCTCAAGTCGTCTACATCGAACACGACTTTGGCGCGCTACTCGCTACGGGATCGGACACCGGAGCCGTTCGCCTGTGGACGGCGACGGGGCAGGCAATCGGCACTTTTGGCCAG GCAACCGAATGGAATGTGTATGACAAGAGTACTTATTCTCACTCATC TGAGCCTTGGGGAGAGACGCGACCTCAAACGC AGCTCACGTCCAATTCCAGACCGCATTCGTCTTCCTTGAGGCCGACGTCTGCAAAAACACCCAAAG GCGAAGAAATTTTGAGGTCTGCCGTAGcgctggcggcggcgaaggcaCTCTCGCGTTCTCAGATCAGCGACTCGGAACAAAAGAGCGAACCGAGACGAAAAATCAGCGAAGTCAGGTTCACGGATTCGTCTGAAATTGCGGACACGATTCACTACGAGAAACGCGAGGGAAAACTCTATTCGCCTGCGGCAGAA tcAATCCTCGGTAAGCCTTACGTAAGGCAGTACGAAAGACGCGTGAAAGATCGGCAGGAGAGAAGGCATTGCATGGGTGATATTGACATTAAGCAAGCACTGCGGTTTGGCAGCCTCTGTTCGCCTTTTCAAGCCCTGCAAACACCG TCTTTGGTTGATGTCGAAATGCCGCGGAGCGTTCCGATGCCTCTTGGAATGGATAAAAGGGTCGCTGTTGAGGCGAAAAATGAATCTGAGCAATCTTCTCAATCGGTGCACAGAAGGCGACGAACTACTGCTGGAATGAGCTAA